One Candidatus Eisenbacteria bacterium genomic window carries:
- a CDS encoding sigma-70 family RNA polymerase sigma factor, translating to MMNEGRPFDEAGEPRAAEHTGVLLGRIRAGDARAREALFARYLPILRRWAHQRLPRRARDLSDTDDLVQVTLVRAFRRIETFEHRGEGAFLAYLRHILVNVIRDELRRADVRPVREGLDDSLPSRTPSPVEEVMGRERLERFERALETLSPEHREAVILRIEFGFSHQQVAEAIGKPTANAARMTVSRALLELARTMNA from the coding sequence GTGATGAACGAGGGCCGGCCATTCGACGAGGCGGGCGAGCCGCGTGCCGCCGAGCACACTGGTGTGCTGCTGGGGCGAATCCGTGCCGGCGATGCGCGTGCGCGCGAAGCGCTGTTCGCACGCTACCTGCCGATCCTGCGCCGCTGGGCGCATCAACGCCTGCCGCGACGCGCGCGTGACCTGAGCGACACCGACGATCTCGTGCAGGTGACGCTGGTGCGCGCGTTCCGCCGCATCGAGACCTTCGAGCACCGCGGCGAAGGAGCGTTCCTGGCATACCTGCGCCACATCCTCGTCAACGTGATTCGCGACGAATTGCGGCGCGCCGACGTACGACCGGTGCGCGAGGGACTCGACGACTCGCTGCCGAGTCGTACGCCGTCTCCGGTCGAGGAGGTGATGGGCCGCGAACGGCTCGAGCGTTTCGAACGTGCGCTGGAGACCCTGAGTCCCGAACACCGGGAGGCCGTGATCCTGCGCATCGAGTTCGGCTTCTCGCATCAGCAGGTGGCCGAAGCGATCGGAAAGCCGACCGCGAATGCGGCGCGCATGACGGTGTCGCGGGCGTTGCTCGAACTGGCGAGGACCATGAATGCGTGA